A stretch of Henckelia pumila isolate YLH828 chromosome 4, ASM3356847v2, whole genome shotgun sequence DNA encodes these proteins:
- the LOC140866478 gene encoding heavy metal-associated isoprenylated plant protein 39-like → MSKKVVLKLQIQDDKEKQKALKTISSISGIESIAMDMKEKKLTVVGDVDPIQLVSKLRKLWSTDILTVGPAKEPEKKKEEEKKDDAKKDAPKKEEDEKKKELEQIAELLKRYRNNYNVNPYYAQHYRVYSAEENPNSCVIS, encoded by the exons AAAGTGGTGTTGAAATTACAAATACAAGATGACAAAGAGAAGCAGAAGGCTTTAAAGACAATTTCAAGTATATCAG ggatTGAATCTATAGCCATGGACATGAAGGAGAAGAAGTTAACAGTAGTTGGAGATGTGGATCCAATCCAACTGGTGAGCAAGTTGAGAAAACTGTGGTCCACTGATATTTTGACGGTAGGGCCAGCGAAAGAGCcggaaaagaagaaagaagaagaaaagaaagatgaCGCCAAAAAAGATGCCCCGAAAAAGGAAGAAGATGAAAAGAAGAAGGAACTTGAACAGATTGCAGAGTTATTGAAGCGTTACAGGAATAACTACAATGTCAATCCTTATTATGCACAACACTACCGTGTTTACAGCGCCGAGGAAAACCCTAATTCTTGTGTTATatcttga
- the LOC140860614 gene encoding uncharacterized protein — MEKKKRGTHAQGRTSIPSLEDKFFKENGRKPTRIEIMHLSRRSKKKGGAPVDVEAIRYENLLDEAVQTRLQDMPEGAQAIEVHEDAFRDVFGAEHSGRVRCLGAGALPSQVFPEQCRRSSFYNIGNPITLLQI; from the exons atggaaaaaaaaaaaaggggaaCTCATGCACAGGGACGAACGAGTATTCCTTCTTTGGAAGATAAATTT TTCAAAGAAAATGGTAGAAAGCCGACTCGCATTGAAATAATGCATTTGAGTCGGAGAAGTAAAAAAAAAGGAGGTGCTCCGGTTGATGTTGAAGCCATACGCTATGAG AATTTGTTGGATGAGGCCGTGCAAACTCGTCTACAAGACATGCCTGAGGGAGCACAAGCAATAGAAGTGCATGAGGATGCATTTCG TGATGTCTTCGGAGCTGAGCATTCTGGTCGAGTCCGATGCCTAGGAGCAGGAGCACTGCCTAGCCAAGTCTTCCCCGAACAATGTAGGCGTAGCTCATTCTACAATATAGGCAATCCTATCACTCTACTACAGATATGA